The DNA window CCCACGGCCGGAACGAGGCGCCACGCAGACGCCCGCGTTTCCTGCTTCCGAGGGGCTACCAGCGCATAGACGACTGTGGCCCCCGCCACAGCGCCTGCCCCCACGAACGTCCACAGGGCCGTATTCGAAATGTAGGCCTGCTGGGCGATAGCATCTGCCTTCTCCTGCCCGGTGACGGAGTCTGGATCCACGCTGTTCGCCCATACCGTCAGCGAGGCCCCTGCAATCACCCCCACGCCAGCCGCAGCCCCCCCTGCAATCAGCACCCACGTCTTCGGCCCACCCTCACCTTCTGCCACTGGCGGCGGTGTCTTCGGCAATGTCTTGGGCTCCACCGCTCGGGGCACCACACGCAGCGCGATCTGCCGAGACTCCCCCGCCTTCAGCTCCACCGTCTCCGGCTCCGCCGCCTCCTTCCCGAGGCGCGCCTCCAGCGTGTGCTTGCCCGCGTCCACGAAGATCTCTCGCATGAGCGGCGCCTGCCCGACCACGCGGCCGTCCACCAGCACCTCGGCGCCTTCGCGATCCACCTTGACGATCAACGTCCCGATCTTCTGCTTCGCCTCCCCGAGGAGGCTCTGGATCAGCGCGCGGTCCTGGTCCTTGAGCTTCTCCGGCGGCTGCTGCAGGAAGAACGTGAGGCGCTCTGCCGCCTCGACGAAGCGGCTGGTCTTCAACGAGGCGCGCCCCAGGTGCAGCGCGATCAGCGGGTGCTGCTGCACGCGCCACGCAGCGCTGAAGGACTCGTAGGCCTTCTCCCACTCCCCGTTGTCCGCAGACGTACGCCCCGCGTCGTAGAGCATCTTCGCGGCCTTGATCGGGGCGCTGCTGGACGTGTCGTCCTCCTGAGCGTGAGCGGACCACGAGGGGGTCGCGGTGAGCAGCACGGCGGCGAGGGCGACGACCCACTTGCTGGAAGGCTGCTGGTGCCTGGTGACGGGCG is part of the Chondromyces crocatus genome and encodes:
- a CDS encoding PEGA domain-containing protein, encoding MHRTPVTRHQQPSSKWVVALAAVLLTATPSWSAHAQEDDTSSSAPIKAAKMLYDAGRTSADNGEWEKAYESFSAAWRVQQHPLIALHLGRASLKTSRFVEAAERLTFFLQQPPEKLKDQDRALIQSLLGEAKQKIGTLIVKVDREGAEVLVDGRVVGQAPLMREIFVDAGKHTLEARLGKEAAEPETVELKAGESRQIALRVVPRAVEPKTLPKTPPPVAEGEGGPKTWVLIAGGAAAGVGVIAGASLTVWANSVDPDSVTGQEKADAIAQQAYISNTALWTFVGAGAVAGATVVYALVAPRKQETRASAWRLVPAVGTRDAGMWLSGSW